ACCGGACCAGCTGCCACAGCTCGACGCGCGTTTCGTAGCCGTGGCTGGCGTCGGCCACGTCGCGCACGAACAAGATCCGGCGGGACGCGCACTTGGGACATCGGCGGGTGTCTTTCATGATCGTCCTCGCTGGCTGGACTTGGGGGTCGGTGGCGGCAGCTCGATCACGAAGCGCGCGCCGCGCTCCACCGTAGTGTCCAGATTGATGGTACCGCCCGCGGCTTCCACCAGGCCGCGGCACACCGCCAGGCCCAGGCCGGTGCCCTTGCCCACGTCCTTGGTGGTGACGAAGGGCTCGAACAAGCGGTCCCGGATGGCCTCCGCCACCCCCGGGCCGTCGTCCGACACCGTGAGCTCCACGCCCTTGTCCTTGGGCCGCGCCGCGAGGCTCACGTGGCCTCCCGGTCCGCAGGCGTCAGCGGCGTTGAGCACCAGATTGAGCAACACTTGCGTCAGCTGCTCGCGGCTCAGCGCCACCTCCGGAAGCTCCGGAAACACGTCCACCGCGAGGTCCACTTCGCGCATCGCCTTCTGCGGCGCGACCAGGGCCGCCACGTCGTACACGGCCGTCTCCACGTCACCGGGGCTCGGCTCCGCGCCCGCGCTGCTGCCCGCCGCGGGCCGCGCGAACTGCAGCAGATCCCTCAAGATGCGGTTGATGCGCTCCGTCTCCTTCTGCATGCGCTGCAAGAAGTCCTTCTGCTCGGCGTCTTCCAGTCCGCCTTCCAGCAGCAGATCTTGCATGCCGATCAGCGCGGCGATCGGATTGCCGATCTCGTGGGCGAGCCCCGCGGCCAAGCGCCCCACGGAGGCGAGGCGTTCCGAGCGCACCAAACGTTCCTGCGCTTCCGCCAGCCGCTGGGTCGCCCGCTCCACTTCGGCGACCTTGTTTCGCAGCGCGTCTTCCTCCGCCATGAGCTTTTCGGTCATGGTCTTGAGGCTGATGCCCAGCTCCGAAAGCTCGCGCGCGCCGCTGCTCGGCACCTCCAGCCGCCGAGCACCGCCGGCGACCCGCTCCGCCGCGCGGCTCAGTTGATCCAACGGCCGCACGATGAGCCGGGTCAGCGCGAAGTAGGCCAACACCAGAAGCGCCAGCGCCACCACGCCGGTGTAGAGCCCGACCAAGCGCACCAAGGGCGCCGCGCG
The window above is part of the Polyangiaceae bacterium genome. Proteins encoded here:
- a CDS encoding HAMP domain-containing histidine kinase — translated: MLLAFVPLFFAVATYTSLTLQQLRDTSARSLGRAVAGHVLEARARRSPSELMGLLDAEIGAHGVDAVGVYGPDGKPVARVGDPKLCDALAAPVEPNREATFELQGSHGRALAVAIPDARGVVVAVVRTDDDSNRAAPLVRLVGLYTGVVALALLVLAYFALTRLIVRPLDQLSRAAERVAGGARRLEVPSSGARELSELGISLKTMTEKLMAEEDALRNKVAEVERATQRLAEAQERLVRSERLASVGRLAAGLAHEIGNPIAALIGMQDLLLEGGLEDAEQKDFLQRMQKETERINRILRDLLQFARPAAGSSAGAEPSPGDVETAVYDVAALVAPQKAMREVDLAVDVFPELPEVALSREQLTQVLLNLVLNAADACGPGGHVSLAARPKDKGVELTVSDDGPGVAEAIRDRLFEPFVTTKDVGKGTGLGLAVCRGLVEAAGGTINLDTTVERGARFVIELPPPTPKSSQRGRS